One window of the Arvicanthis niloticus isolate mArvNil1 chromosome 23, mArvNil1.pat.X, whole genome shotgun sequence genome contains the following:
- the LOC143436820 gene encoding serine proteinase inhibitor 2.4-like produces MAFISVRWILMAWICPAVLCLPDGTLGMDTAVQEDQDNGTLVDSLTLASINTDFAFSLYKKLALKNPDKNVVFSPLSISAALAILSLGAKGNTLEEILEGLKFNLTEISEADIHRGFGHLLQRLSQSGDQEQISTGSAMFIEKRLQILAEFQEKTRALYQAEAFTADFQQPLEAKNFINGYVSNKTQGKIKELISNLDAKTAMVLVNYIYFKGKWKMPFDPRVTFESEFYLDEKRSVKVPMMKIKDLTIPYFWDEELSCTVVELKYTGNASALFILPDQGRMQQVESGLQPETLRKWKDSLKPRKIDELNLPKFSVSADYSLKEVLPELGIREVFSSQADLSRITGAKDLQVSQVVHKAVLDVAEAGTEAAAATGLNLVFYTRRLQKMNVLFNRPFLMFITHTDVQTTLFMVKVTNPM; encoded by the exons ATGGCCTTCATTTCAGTTCGGTGGATCTTGATGGCCTGGAtctgccctgctgtcctctgctTACCAGATGGCACATTGGGAATGGACACTGCAGTCCAAGAAGACCAAGACAATGGGACACTAGTGGACAGTCTCACATTGGCCTCCATCAACACTGACTTTGCCTTCAGCCTCTACAAGAAGCTGGCTTTAAAGAATCCAGATAAAAATGTCGTCTTCTCCCCACTTAGCATCTCAGCTGCCTTGGCCATCCTGTCCCTGGGAGCAAAGGGCAACACCCTGGAAGAGATTCTAGAAGGTCTCAAGTTcaatctcacagagatctctgaGGCAGACATCCACAGGGGGTTTGGACATCTCCTACAGAGGCTCAGCCAGTCAGGGGACCAGGAACAGATCAGCACAGGCAGTGCCATGTTTATTGAAAAGCGCCTTCAGATCCTGGCAGAATTCCAGGAGAAGACAAGGGCTCTGTACCAGGCTGAAGCCTTCACAGCTGACTTCCAGCAACCTCTTGAGGCCAAAAACTTCATCAATGGCTATGTGAGCAATAAGACCCAAGGGAAGATCAAGGAACTGATCTCAAACCTGGATGCCAAAACAGCCATGGTGCTGGTGAACTACATCTACTTTAAAG GCAAATGGAAGATGCCCTTTGACCCTCGTGTCACATTTGAATCTGAGTTCTACTTGGATGAGAAGAGGTCTGTGAAGGTGCCCATGATGAAAATTAAGGACCTGACCATACCCTACTTCTGGGATGAGGAGCTGTCCTGCACTGTGGTGGAGCTGAAGTACACAGGAAATGCCAGCGCCCTGTTCATCCTCCCCGACCAGGGCAGGATGCAGCAGGTGGAATCCGGCTTGCAACCAGAGACCCTGAGGAAGTGGAAGGACTCTCTGAAACCCAG GAAGATAGACGAACTTAACTTGCCTAAGTTCTCAGTCTCTGCTGACTACAGTCTGAAGGAAGTCCTTCCGGAGCTGGGCATTAGGGAAGTCTTCTCCTCACAGGCTGATCTGAGTAGGATCACAGGAGCCAAGGACCTGCAAGTCTCTCAG GTGGTCCACAAGGCTGTGCTGGATGTAGCTGAGGCAGGCACAGAAGCAGCTGCCGCCACAGGGCTCAATCTTGTCTTTTATACTAGAAGATTGCAAAAGATGAATGTTTTGTTCAACAGGCCATTCCTGATGTTTATCACTCACACGGATGTTCAGACTACCCTCTTTATGGTCAAAGTCACTAACCCCATGTGA